The Thermosipho affectus genomic sequence AGGATAATATAAAATTTAATATTACAATGTCCATAACCCCACCTTTAATGGAAATGCTTGCCAATAAAGATTTACAAGAAAAGTACATAAAGAGAATGAACAAATTAATAGAACTTGCAGAAAAAGAAGTGGAAAGAACAAAAGACGAACACCCAAAAAAACACAAGATGGCAAAATTTTACTTAAATGATTTTAAGGAAATTCTTTACATATTTAAAGACGTATATAATGGTAACATTTTAAACGGTTTTAAAGAATTTTTAGAAAAAGATAGATTAGATATTATTACCTGTAATGCTACCCATGGTTTTTTACCATTTATGGAACAATATCCACAAGCTATAAGGGCCCAATTGGAACAATCTATAAAAACATATGAGAGACATCTTGGAAAACGTCCCAGGGGAATTTGGCTTGCCGAATCTGCGTACTTTTCAGGACTTGATAAATACCTTGCAGAATACGGCATAGAATATTTCTTTGTAGATTCTCATGGTTTTTGGTATGCCGATGAAAGACCAAAATATGGAGTGTATAGACCAGTAATTACTCCAAATAACGTATTTGTATTTGCAAGAGATCCAGAAAGCAGTGAACAAGTTTGGAGTGCAGAAATAGGTTATCCAGGAGATGGAAGATATAGGGAATTTTACAGAGATATAGGTTTTGATAGAGAGTTTGAATATATAAAATCATACATTGATCCAAGTGGTGTAAGAACAAATACTGGAATCAAATATCACAAAATAACAAGCAAAGATATTCAATTAAACCAAAAAGACTTTTACGATATTGATGAAGCAAAAGATGCGGCAAAAGGACACGCACTTGATTTTCTAAGAAAAAAAGAGTATCAATCTTCCAAACTTTTAAATTTGTTTAATGGTTTAGAACCTATAATAGTCGCACCATTTGATGCGGAACTATTTGGGCACTGGTGGTTTGAGGGTCCCATCTTTCTTGAAGAATTTATGAGATACTCATCTAAAAGTAAAACCATTAGGACACTAAAAGCAAAAGATGTTGTAGATATGATAGAAAAGATACAGATTGTTACACCAGCTACATCAACTTGGGGTGCTAATGGATATAACGAAGTATGGTTAAATGGAACAAATGATTGGATTTATCCCCATTTACACGAAGCAATTGAAAAAATGACAGAAGCCGCAAATCTTTATCCAAACCCGGAAAAAAATTCAAGAAAGATAAACCTAGCTTTAAATCAAATGGCAAGAGAATTAATGCTTGCACAATCAAGTGATTGGGCCTTTATTATGACTACACGAACAAGTGTAGAATACGCTGTTAACAGAACAAAAACACATTTGAAACGTTTTCTAGATTTGTATAACATGGTTATTAGTGGTAAAATAGATATGAGAAGACTTTCACATTACAGTTGGCTTGATGATATTTTTCCGGACATTGATTACACTATGTATTTAAAGGTTTAAAAATCTTTTTGTGAGGAGGGATAAAAGTGCCCGCAAAGTATTTTGAAATAAGATGGCACGCAAGAGCCGGTCAAGGTGCAAAGAGTGCTTCGCAAATGCTTGCTGAAGCTGCTCTTGAAATGGGAAAATACGTTCAGTCATTCCCAGAATACGGTGCTGAAAGAACTGGTGCGCCAATGAAAGCTTTCAATCGTGTTTCAGATGATCCTATCACGGTCCACAGCTCAGTTGACAACCCAGATGTTGTTATAATCATTGACGATACTATGCTTGGACAACCTATGCTAGTAGATGGGACGGATGAAAACACGGTCTTTATTGTAAATACAGTAAAGGACATAGAATACGTAAAAGAAAAATTAGACACAAAAGGAAAAGTATGCACAATTGCCGCAACAGATATAGCACTTGAAGAATTGAAAAGAGGTATACCAAATACTGTTATGCTCGGTGCAATCGCAAAAGTTACCGGGGTTATAACTATTGAAAGTGCGGAAAAAAGAATTAGAAAAACCTTCTCCAAAAAATTCTCAGAAGAATTGGTTGAAGCAAACGTTAGGGCATTACGCCGTGGATTTGAGGAGGTGAAATGCAATGGCTGAACTCAAAGGTTGGAAAGAAATACCAATTGGTGGTGTAATAGATAAACCGGCAACAGCTAAAGAATATCAAACAGGTACCTGGAGAGTTATTAGACCTGTCCATCAACCCGAAAATTGTATACACTGTATGATGTGTTGGCTTTATTGTCCTGATCAAGCAATAGTAATTGAGGTTGTTGACGGAAAGCCAAAAATGAAAGGTTACAATTATTACTACTGTAAAGGGTGCGGTCTTTGCGCCAATGTTTGTCCAAAGACAAATGATAAATTACCCGAAGAAAAAAGAGCTATTGTCATGAAACCTGAAACGGAATTTCAAGATTGAGGAGGTGTTTGATGTGCCAGAAGTAAAAAATAGACAAGCTGTGACTGGAGCACAAGCAGTTGCAAATGCAATGCGTCAAATAAATCCAGATGTGGTTGCAGCGTATCCTATTACTCCACAAACTCCAGTAGTTGAATATTTTGCACAATACGTAGCCGATGGGCTTGCAGATACCGAAATGATCCCCGTTGAAAGTGAACACAGTGCAATGAGTGCTGTTGTAGGTGCAGCTGCAGCAGGTGCAAGGGCTATGACAGCAACAGCAGCAAACGGTCTTGCACTAATGCACGAAATTGTATATATAGCTGCTTCATCTAGATTACCAATAGTAATGCCAGTTGCAAATAGGGCACTTTCTGGACCAATTAATATCCACTGTGATCACAGTGATGCTATGGCAGAAAGAGATTCTGGTTGGATTCAACTTTGGGCAGAAAATGCTCAAGAAGCATATGATTTTACAATAATGGCAATAAGACTTGCAGAACATGAAGATATAAGATTACCGGTAATGGTCAATTTCGATGGTTTTATTATTTCTCACGGCGTTGAAGTTGTTGATTTTCTAGATGACGAAGTAGTTAAAAAATTTGTTGGAGAACCAAAAGTAAAATATCCATTGCTTGATGTAGATAATCCTGTAACACATGGTCCATTAGATTTGTACGACTACTACTTTGAACACAAAAGACAACAAATCGAAGCAATGAAACACGTATACAAGGTGTTTAATAAAGTTGCTGAAGAATTTGCAAAAATTTCTGGAAGAAAATACAATATTTTGGATGCATATAAAGTAGAAGATGCAGAATACGTCATGATAGCACTTGGTTCTACTGCAGGAACAATTAAATATACTGTAGATTTATTAAGAGAAGAAGGTCATAAAGTAGGAGTAATTAAACCCCAAATATTTAGACCTTTCCCAAAAACAGAACTCCAAGGATTGTTAAACGGAAGAAAAGCAGTAATTGTACTTGATAGATCCGCTTCTTTTGGTGCAGAAGCACCTTTATACGAAGCAGTTAAAAGCTCTCTTTACGAATTAGCCGTTAAACCTCAATTGGGAAGTTATGTTTACGGACTTGGTGGTAGAGATATTAAGATAGAACACATTAGAAAGGCATTTGAAGATGCATTTGCTGGGAATTTAATTGCAGACGAAGAAAGATATCTAGGACTCAGAGAATGAGGAGGTGTAATGAATGGC encodes the following:
- a CDS encoding glycoside hydrolase family 57 protein — encoded protein: MPKGNIVLVLHAHLPFIHHPDHDFFLEENWLFEAITETYIPLLRMFRRLEKDNIKFNITMSITPPLMEMLANKDLQEKYIKRMNKLIELAEKEVERTKDEHPKKHKMAKFYLNDFKEILYIFKDVYNGNILNGFKEFLEKDRLDIITCNATHGFLPFMEQYPQAIRAQLEQSIKTYERHLGKRPRGIWLAESAYFSGLDKYLAEYGIEYFFVDSHGFWYADERPKYGVYRPVITPNNVFVFARDPESSEQVWSAEIGYPGDGRYREFYRDIGFDREFEYIKSYIDPSGVRTNTGIKYHKITSKDIQLNQKDFYDIDEAKDAAKGHALDFLRKKEYQSSKLLNLFNGLEPIIVAPFDAELFGHWWFEGPIFLEEFMRYSSKSKTIRTLKAKDVVDMIEKIQIVTPATSTWGANGYNEVWLNGTNDWIYPHLHEAIEKMTEAANLYPNPEKNSRKINLALNQMARELMLAQSSDWAFIMTTRTSVEYAVNRTKTHLKRFLDLYNMVISGKIDMRRLSHYSWLDDIFPDIDYTMYLKV
- a CDS encoding 4Fe-4S binding protein; amino-acid sequence: MAELKGWKEIPIGGVIDKPATAKEYQTGTWRVIRPVHQPENCIHCMMCWLYCPDQAIVIEVVDGKPKMKGYNYYYCKGCGLCANVCPKTNDKLPEEKRAIVMKPETEFQD
- a CDS encoding 2-oxoacid:acceptor oxidoreductase family protein, which encodes MPAKYFEIRWHARAGQGAKSASQMLAEAALEMGKYVQSFPEYGAERTGAPMKAFNRVSDDPITVHSSVDNPDVVIIIDDTMLGQPMLVDGTDENTVFIVNTVKDIEYVKEKLDTKGKVCTIAATDIALEELKRGIPNTVMLGAIAKVTGVITIESAEKRIRKTFSKKFSEELVEANVRALRRGFEEVKCNG
- the porA gene encoding pyruvate synthase subunit PorA — protein: MPEVKNRQAVTGAQAVANAMRQINPDVVAAYPITPQTPVVEYFAQYVADGLADTEMIPVESEHSAMSAVVGAAAAGARAMTATAANGLALMHEIVYIAASSRLPIVMPVANRALSGPINIHCDHSDAMAERDSGWIQLWAENAQEAYDFTIMAIRLAEHEDIRLPVMVNFDGFIISHGVEVVDFLDDEVVKKFVGEPKVKYPLLDVDNPVTHGPLDLYDYYFEHKRQQIEAMKHVYKVFNKVAEEFAKISGRKYNILDAYKVEDAEYVMIALGSTAGTIKYTVDLLREEGHKVGVIKPQIFRPFPKTELQGLLNGRKAVIVLDRSASFGAEAPLYEAVKSSLYELAVKPQLGSYVYGLGGRDIKIEHIRKAFEDAFAGNLIADEERYLGLRE